From Candidatus Lokiarchaeota archaeon:
GGCGATGGTTAGACTGCCTAGTGGATCACAGAAGGCGTTCAGCCCTCGTTGTCGAGCAACAATCGGTATTGTCGCTGGCGGAGGTCGGAAAGAGAAACCATTCCTCAAAGCCGGTAATGTCTGGCACCACAATCGTGTCAAGGCACGGAAATGGCCGGTTGTTAGAGGCGCTGCAATGAATGCGGTCTCTCACCCACATGGTGGAGGATCACATCAGTCTCCTGGAAGACCTACAACGGTCGGCAGGAATACTCCGCCAGGCCGGAAAGTAGGTAACATCGCTGCTCGAAGAACAGGCCGCAAAAAGAAGACTTGAAGGGAGGCTCATACTCCCCTCCTCATTTTTCTTAGGTTACTACAGAGCTCATTTTACAGTCTAGATTAGATTGCTAGTGTTCCGATTCGGCATAGCCTCTTACTCCCTATTTTATGCCTGAACAATCTCCCAGTAATATCGACATTAATATCCAGAGAGAATGACAGTTGGACAGAGGACTCGTCATGCAACTGATTGCGGTGCACCTACCTGAGCAGATTGTCTTGGACATAGAGGAACTTGTTGAGAATGGTTTCTATCCCAACAGAAGCGAAGCAATCAGAAACGCAATACGAGACCTATTGAAGCGTGAACTTTGGAACGGCAAAGTCATAGCTCATGAGACGAAAAGCGAGGCTGTAAACCAATGAAATCCATAATTGACTCAGCACGCGACCATAGTAGGCGGGAAAAGAGGGATTCCCAAAACCGCGATATGGGGCAAGCCCGAATTCTTGTTG
This genomic window contains:
- a CDS encoding ribbon-helix-helix protein, CopG family produces the protein MQLIAVHLPEQIVLDIEELVENGFYPNRSEAIRNAIRDLLKRELWNGKVIAHETKSEAVNQ